GTACGACGACGCCGACTGGGCCGCCCGCATCGCCGCCCACCGGGCACGGCGGCCCAGCACCTGGTCGACCGAGGAGACCCGCGACGTCGCCGGCGTGCTCGGCGCTGCGGCCGAGCCGGTGCTCGTCGACTGCCTCGGCACCTGGCTCACCGGCGTCATCGACGACGCGGGACTGTGGGAGGCCCCGGTCGAGGAGGTCGAGGCCCACGTCCTCGGGCTGCTCGACGCGCTGCTCACCGCCCTCGGCGCGACGGGGGAGCAGGTTGTGCTCGTGACGAACGAGGTCGGCCTCGGCGTCGTACCGGAGCACCGGTCGGCGCGCGTCTTCCGCGACCTCCTCGGCACCGTCAACCAGCGGGTGGCCGAGGCGTGCGACGAGGTGCACCTCGTGGTCGCCGGCAGGGTGCTGCGTCTGTAGGGAGACGCTGATCGATCCCGGCCTGCTACGCGTCGCGCGGTCGATCAGCGGTTCCCTAGGCTCCCGCGAGCCCGATCAGCAGCACGGCGAGCGCGACCTCGATCCCGGCGCCGAACACGTCACCGGTCACGCCGCCGAACCGCCGCACCGCGTGGGCCGTCAGGACGGCGACGACGACGAAGGCGGCCGCGACACCGACCGGCCCGCGGACCGGGTCCGCGAGCACCGAGAGAAGCGCCAGGCCCACCCAGCCGACCACCGCCACGAGCACCGGCACGCGCCGGGTGAACGTCACGCCCAGCCCGTCCGGCCGGGCGGGCGGGGCCAGGGTGCAGGCGGTGACCCACAGCGCGGCGCGCGAGGCGCACACGGTGGCACCGGCCAGGACGGCGGAGCGCACCTCGCCGCCGTACGACACGAAGGCCGTCAGGGCGGCCGCCTGCGCCCCGAGCACGAGCACGAGCGCGGCGACGCCCGCCGGCCCCGCCGTGCCGCCCTTCATGACGGCCAGCGACCGCTCCCTGTCGTACGACGACGTGAGCCCGTCGGCGACGTCGGAGAGCCCGTCGAGGTGGAGCGCGCGGCTGCCGACGGCGAGGGCGGCGAGCGCCGTGAAGGCGACGGCCAGCGCGGGCAGCTCGAGGCGGCCGCCCGCCCACACGATCGCCCCGACCAGCACCCCCAGGGGCAGCACAGCCACAGGGGCGAGCAGCATCGCGCCGGTCGCGACACCGGGGGAGACCGTCAGCACCGCGGGGACCCGCAGCGCCGTCAGCATCCCGATCGACAGCCGCAGGCTGCGGCCGACGACGGCGACGCTCACAGGCCCTCGGCGGGCGGCATCAGGTCGGCGAGCAGGGCCACGTCGCGCAGCAGCGCGACCGCCGAGCGCAGCACGGGGACGGCAGCCACGGCGCCGGAGCCCTCGCCCAGGCGCAGCCCGAGGTCGAGCACCGGCTCCAGCCCGAGCTTCTCCAGCGCCAGGGTCTGCGCGGGCTCGGTCGAGCGGTGCCCGGCGGCGAACCACGCGGCCGCGCCGGGCGCGATCCGGTCGGCGTACAGGGCGCAGGCAACGGACATCAGGCCGTCCAGCAGGACGGGTACGCCGCTCTCGGCGGCCTCCACGAGGTAGCCGACGGTCGCGACCAGGTCGGCGCTGCTCAGCGCGGTCAGCGCGTCCATCGGGTCGGCGATCCGGTCGCCGGCGCGGTCGAGCGCCTGCTGGACGACGACCTGCTTGTGGGTGAGCGCCGCATCGTCGACGCCGGTGCCGCGGCCGGTGACCTCGACGGCGGGCAGCCCGAGGGCCGCGGCGACCATGGCGGCGGCCGGAGTCGTGTTGCCGATGCCCATGTCGCCGGACAGCAGCAGCTGGGCCCCCGCGGCGATCTCCTCGCGCGCGACGGTGCGGCCCGCCTCGAGGGCCCGGGTCGCCTCGTGCGCCGAGAGCGCGTCCTCGACGTGGACGGCGCCGCTGCTGCGTCGTACCTTGTGCGCCCGGACCTCGGCCGGCACACCCTCGAGGTCGTCATCGACGCCCAGGTCGAGCACCCGGACGCTCACGCCGTGGGCAGCGGCGAGCGCCGAGACGCCGGCCTTGCCCATCACGAACGTGCGCACCATCGCCGGCGTGATCGCCGGCGGGTAGGCGGAGACGCCGTGCTGCGCGACGCCGTGGTCGCCGGCGAAGATCACCAGTCGCACGTTGTCGAGCGGCTGCGGCGGCACGACGCCCTGCGTCGCGGCGAGCCACACGCCGAGGTCGCCGAGGCGGCCCAGCGCGCCGGCCGGGGTGGCCAGGCCGGCCAGGCGCTCGGCAGCGGCGGAGCGGACGTCAGGATCGGGTGCGGCGAGGGCGCTCATGGTGCCGAACGCTACCGCCGTCGAGCCCTCCGCCACCGGCCTGCTCAGGTGAAGAGCATCACCAGCACCCCGGCCAGGGCGAGCATCATCAGGACGAGCACGATGCCCGACCACTCGTGCTCGTCGGTGTCGTGCAGGTCAGGCGTGTTCGCGGTCATGGTTCCCCCCAGTGACGCGTGTTCCGAGTGTGTCGCCACGGGTCCAACGACCCAGTGGTGAGAACAGCACGGCCCGGGCCTGCCCTAGGGTCCGAGGCGTGGCCCACACCGTGCTCGTCGTCCCGGTACCCGCACTGGAGGGCTACATCCGCGGTCGGTGGGAGCACTACGACGCCGACTGGGTCTCCCGCGACCCCGCCTTCACCCACGCCCACATCACCGCGCTGGCGCCGTTCCGGCCCGCGCCGAGCGACGACGACCTCGCCCGGGTGGCCGCGATCGCGGCCACCACGCCGGCCGTCGAGTTCGTCCTCGACGAGGTCACCGCCTTCCCGGACGGCATCGTCCACGCCGTGCCGTCGCCCGCGGCGCCCTTCGCCGCGCTGACCGCACGGCTGTGGGAGGAGTTCCCGGACTGCCCGCCCTACGCGGGGGAGTTCGCGCACGTCGTACCGCACCTCACGCTGGACCGCCTCGGTCCCGACGTGTCGATCGCGACGGTGAGCGCCGACCTCGCCGGGACCCTCCCGGTGCGGGCGCGCGCGGACCGCCTCGAGCTGCACCGGTACGCCGAGCGCGACTGCCGGGTGCTGGCGAGCTGGTCACTGGCCGGGATCGGCGATCCGGTCGCGCAGCCAGGTCGTGGTGCCGGCCGGTAGGCCCTTGAGCTTCGGGCGCGCGGGCAGGGGAGCCACGAGCAGCGCCGTTCCCTCGGGGAGGGACCACTTCAGCTCGTGGTAGACCCGGGACAGGCCGGCGTCGCTCTCGACGAGGGCCAGGCCGTCGGCGAGCGCACGCAGCTCGGTCCACGGGCCCTGCGCGTCCTCGGGCACGGCGGTGGGGGACCAGGCGAGGTAGACGGCCATGAACGGCCGGTACCCGGCAGGTGCCGAGGTCAGTGCGCCAGCTTGAGCCCGATCACGCACCCGACCAGCCCGAGCAGCAGCAGGATCCGCACCGGGCTCGCCGGTTCGTCACCGCCGACCATCGCGATCACCACCGTCAGCGCGGCGCCGATCCCGACCCACACGGCGTACGCCGTACCGACGGGCAGGGTCCGCATCGCCCACGCCAGACCGGCCATGCTGGCGGTCAGGGTCACCACGAAGACCACCGACGGACCCAGCCTGCTGAACCCCTCGGAGCGCGACAGGGCCGTCGCCCACGCCGCCTCGAGGACCCCGGAGAGCACCAGCACCAACCACGCCACGACTGCCACATCCTTCGTGGCCGTCTTGTCGCGCTCCGGGTACGGCTCCCTCGTCCGGCAACCGGTCACCGGTTGTACGTCCATCGTACGTCGCGTCGATCGACACTCGTCGCCTCCGCACTGCTAGGCTCGTTTCCGTTGAAGAGCGCTCCGCAAGGAGTGCTCCTGCTCTCTCGGTGGGGGCAGAACATCTTGTCGCTCTTGGTCTTCGGTTCAGCTGGGCATCAGGCAAGGGATGTCTTCAGCACCAACGGCCCGGCAGCTCGCCGGTCCGGAACACGAAACCAAGGAGAAAATCATGGCTCAGGGCACCGTCAAGTGGTTCAACAGCGAGAAGGGCTTCGGCTTCATCGCCCCGGCCGACGGCACCCCGGACGTCTTCGTCCACTTCTCGGCCATCCAGGGCACGGGCTACAAGTCGCTCGACGAGAACCAGCAGGTCGAGTTCGACGTCACCCAGGGCCCGAAGGGCCCCCAGGCGGAGAACGTCCGCGCGATCTGACGCACCCCGTCTGACGCAACGCGTGGCCCCCGGCACCTCGGTGCCGGGGGCCGCGTGCGTCTACCAGCGCGGCAGCACCGCTGTCGGCATCCCGCCGTGCACGGCGGTCGCCAGGTTGGCCGCGACCTCGTAGGCGTCGGCGAAGCGTGGGAACTCCGCCCGCGACACCAGCACCCGGCTGCGCACCTGCGCCACCCGCCCGGCCTTCACGTCGTCGTGGCGGCTCGTGAACACGTCGAAGGCGTAGACGTCGTACTCGTCACGCTCCTCCACGTCCGCCACCCCCGCCACCTCCGCCACGTCCCGCAGCCTAGGCCGCCGCTGGCCTACCCTCGGCAGCGTGGCCGACCTGACCGAACCCTGTCCCAACTGCGGAACGCTGATGCGCTGGGAGACCTCCCACGAGCGGTGCGACGGCTGCGGCTACATCCGCCCGTGCTGCGAGGGCGCGCCCTGCCACTGAGCCCTCGGACCGGGGCTCAGACGTGACCGCTGAGCTGCGCCAGCCGGGTGGCGAGCCTGTCCACCAGGGCGCTGGCCTGCTTCGTGGTCAGCCCGTCGCCGTCGCCGAGGCTCGACACCGGCAGGACGTCGACCGACAAGCGGGCACCCCCGGCCAGCGCACGCAGCTCGTCGACCTTCGCGCCGAACGGTGAGCCACTGCCGGGGGAGTAGTAGCGGACGACCTCGTCGAGGTCGCCGGCGAACAGGTCCGCCTTGGTGACGGCGATGACCAGCCACACCGGCTTGTCCCGGCGCACGGCCATCGACGCGATCCGGTGGGCGGTGATCGTCCAGTCCTCGAGCTCGGCGGCCAGCTGGTCCTCGCGCGAGGCGGTGGTGGGACCCGTCGTACCGCCGGCGCGGCGGGGCGTCGCGTAGCCGTTGGCCACGACGTGGATCACGCCGTCGACCGGCTCGTCGTGGAACACCTCGTCGAGCGCGCCGAGCCGGGTCGCGGCGTTGTCGCCGGGCACGACGAGGAACCGGAAGCCGTGGAGGCGCCGCGAGCGACGGGTACGACGCTCCATCACCGCCGAGCCCACCTCGCCCGCGCCGTCGGCCGGGCTGCGACGGGAGAGCCGGTCGGCGAGCTGGGTCTTGCCGACCCCGGTCATGCCCGTCACCGCGACGGTCGGGTAGCGGCGCCGCAGCGCGCGGCCCACCCGCTCGGGTGCGGCGGCCAGCGCGCCGAGCACGCCGGTGGCGACCGTGGCGCTCAGGGCCGCCACCCCGGGCTTGCGCACGACCGTGCGCGAACGACCACTCGGCGACACGACGCCTCCTCCGGCTGCTGACGGTGTGGCTTCAGAGCCTACGTTCCGGGTGTCAGCGTCGAGGTTCGCCCGCTCCGCGACCGGCCGGGCCGAGGGGGTGCCGCGACACACCCCTCACGGCCTAGCCTGACCCATGGCCACCTTCACGCTCACCTGCATCGGGGACGACCGCCCCGGACTCGTCTCGGACCTCTCGGCCCAGCTGAACGCCCACGGCGCCAGCTGGAACCGCAGCCAGATGGCGCGGCTGGCCGGCAAGTTCGCCGGGATCCTGCTGCTCGACGTCCCCGACGCGCGGGCGGACGAGCTCGTCGGTGACCTGGCCGGGCTGGAGGCCGTCGGGCTGCAGGTCACCCTGGCCCGCACCGACGCACCCTCCGACCAGCCCGCGGTGCTGGTCGACCTGGAGCTGCTCGGAGCCGACCGTCCCGGGATCGTGGCCGAGATCTCCGCCGCGCTGGCCCGCGAGCGGGTCAGCATCCGCGAGCTGGTCACCGACGTCCGCGACGCCCCGATGGCCGGCGGCCACCTGTTCGAGGCGCGCGCGGTGCTGGAGGCGCCGACCGGTACCCACGTCGAGGACCTGCGCACGACCCTCGAGGCGATCGCCGACGAGCTGATGGTCGAGATCACGCTCGCCGAGGCGGAGGTCCCGGCCTGAGCCGGATCCTCAGTCCAGGCTGTTGCGCAGGCGCTCGGCGGAGCCCACCGCGAGCTCGGCGTCGTAGTTGCCGGTGATCGGGGTGATGGTGACGTACCCGCGGCGGAACCACACGTCGTCGGCGTCGCGCTCGACGCTGTCGAAGAGGTCGGCGCCGACCGTGTACGTCGACCTGCCACCGACCGCGGGGAGCGCCGCCCCCGCGTAGGTGAGGTCGGCGTACCCGCTGCCGCTGTCCAGCACCTTGACGCCCCGCGCGCGGTCGTGGCCGCCGTTGACGTAGGGGTAGTTGACGTTGAGGCCGACGCCGTCCGGCAGCAGCGGACCGCCGGGGTGCGCGGTGGCCCGGAGCCGGTCGAGGAGCTGGAGCAGGTAGTCGGCGGTGTAGTCGTAGGGGAAGCTGTTCGGGTCCGCGTGCGGGTCGGCGTAGTCCCAGCCGGTGCTGATGGCGATGGCGGGGATGCCGTCGTTGAGCGCGGTCGCGGCCGCCGCGACGGTCCCGGAGTGGATCTGGAGGGACGCGAGGTTCTGGCCCTTGTTGGTGCCCGAGATCACCAGGTCCGGCGGGTCGCCCGCGAAGACGGTGTTGATGCCGAACTCCGCAGCGTCGGAGGGGGTGCCGTCGACGGCGTACTTGCGCGGTGCGGGCTGGGTGACCGCGAGCGTGCCGCCCAGCGTGATCCGGCCACCCATGCCGCTGTTGTTGGCGAGCGGGGCGACCATCGTGACGTCGTGGCCGGCGGCGACGAGGGCGTCGAAGACGGTCGTGATGCCCTGGGCGGCCCAGCCGTCGTCGTTGGTGAGCATGTCCGCAGCCCGCGGGCGGCGGCAGGGCGGTCCGGGACGGCTGCGGCCGGGGCGGTCTGCTCGGGACGGGCGGCCGTGCCCTGGCCGGCGACCAGGAGGGTCGCCGCGCCGGCAAGGGACGCTGCGGCGAGACGGAAGGTGATGGGACGCACGGGAACTCCTCGGAGGTTTCGTCGGGCGCCGGCGGATGCCGGCGCGGGCGACGCTAGGGGCCCGGACGCGGCGTGGGGCGAGGCACAGTGCCCGCGGCGCGGGGCGGGTCTGTGCAGGCTGCCCGTGGCGGTTGCGGCGCTCAGCGGCGGGGCGTCAGGAGCTGCTCGAGCGCGCCGAGCAGCCGGTCGGCGTCCGCGTCGTCGACGTACGGCGCCAGGCCGATGCGCAGGCCGCCGGACTCGCCGAGCCCGAGGTGGCCGGCCGCCTCGTGGGCGTAGAACGACCCGGCAGGGGCGTTGATCCGCTGCTCGGCGAGAAAGGCCTGGACCGCCCTGGGGTCGTGACCCGCGAAGGTCACCAGCAGGGTCGGTGTGCGGCGGGCGGCGCGGGAGTGCACGGTGACGCCGGGCAGGCCCAGCACCCCGCGCTCGATCCGGTCTCGCAGCCGCTCCTCGTGCGCCTCGAGGGCGGTCATGCTCGCGACCAGCCGCTCCCGGCGCGTGGTGGCGGAGGACGGGACCATCGAGGCGAGGAAGTCGACCGCGGCGGTCGTGCCGGCGAGCAGCTCGTAGGGCAGGGTCCCGAGCTCGAAGCGCTCCGGCACCCGGTTGGGCGAGGGCAGCAGCTTGTCCGGCTCCAGCTCCGCCAGCAGCTCGGGCCGCCCGAAGACCGCCCCGCAGTGCGGTCCGAGGAACTTGTACGGCGAGCACGCGAGGTAGTCGGCACCCAGCGCCGCGACGTCGACCACGGCGTGGGCGCAGTAGTGGACGCCGTCGACGAAGAGCTGGGCGCCGGCGGCGTGGACGAGGTCGGCGATCGCCCGGACGTCGGGCATCGTGCCGATCAGGTTGGAGGCGGCGGTGACGGCGACCAGCCGGGTGGACGGCGACAGGTGCCGGGCGATCTCGGCCGGGTCGAGCTCGCCGGTCGCGGGGTCGAAGTCGGCGAACCGGACCGTGGCGCCGACCCGCTGCGCCGCCAGCACCCAGCTGCGCACGTTGGCGTCGTGGTCGAGCCGGGTCACGACGACCTCGTCGCCGGGGCCCCAGCGTTTCGCGAGCGTGCGCGCGAGCTCCATCGTCAGCTGGGTCATGCTGCGACCGAAGACGATCCCCGACGGATCGGCGGCGAGAAGGTCGCCGAGAGCCGCGCGCGCCTCGGTCACGGCGACGTCGGCGTTGCGCTCGGCCTCGGTGAGGACGCCGCGGTTGGAGAGCGGCGCGACGAGGGTGTCGTGGACGGCGCGTGCCACGACGTCCGGGGTCTGGGTGCCGCCGGGACCGTCGAAGTGCGCGGTGCCGCTGGCCAGCGAGGGGAAGTGGGACCGGATCGCGGCCAGGTCGAGCGAGGCGGTCACCGGGCCAGCCGCTCGAGCAGCAGGGCCTCGGCGAGGCAGGCGTTGCG
This genomic interval from Nocardioides kongjuensis contains the following:
- a CDS encoding SMR family transporter, with product MAWLVLVLSGVLEAAWATALSRSEGFSRLGPSVVFVVTLTASMAGLAWAMRTLPVGTAYAVWVGIGAALTVVIAMVGGDEPASPVRILLLLGLVGCVIGLKLAH
- a CDS encoding glycine cleavage system protein R, translating into MATFTLTCIGDDRPGLVSDLSAQLNAHGASWNRSQMARLAGKFAGILLLDVPDARADELVGDLAGLEAVGLQVTLARTDAPSDQPAVLVDLELLGADRPGIVAEISAALARERVSIRELVTDVRDAPMAGGHLFEARAVLEAPTGTHVEDLRTTLEAIADELMVEITLAEAEVPA
- a CDS encoding GTPase domain-containing protein; translated protein: MSPSGRSRTVVRKPGVAALSATVATGVLGALAAAPERVGRALRRRYPTVAVTGMTGVGKTQLADRLSRRSPADGAGEVGSAVMERRTRRSRRLHGFRFLVVPGDNAATRLGALDEVFHDEPVDGVIHVVANGYATPRRAGGTTGPTTASREDQLAAELEDWTITAHRIASMAVRRDKPVWLVIAVTKADLFAGDLDEVVRYYSPGSGSPFGAKVDELRALAGGARLSVDVLPVSSLGDGDGLTTKQASALVDRLATRLAQLSGHV
- the surE gene encoding 5'/3'-nucleotidase SurE gives rise to the protein MLTNDDGWAAQGITTVFDALVAAGHDVTMVAPLANNSGMGGRITLGGTLAVTQPAPRKYAVDGTPSDAAEFGINTVFAGDPPDLVISGTNKGQNLASLQIHSGTVAAAATALNDGIPAIAISTGWDYADPHADPNSFPYDYTADYLLQLLDRLRATAHPGGPLLPDGVGLNVNYPYVNGGHDRARGVKVLDSGSGYADLTYAGAALPAVGGRSTYTVGADLFDSVERDADDVWFRRGYVTITPITGNYDAELAVGSAERLRNSLD
- the cobU gene encoding bifunctional adenosylcobinamide kinase/adenosylcobinamide-phosphate guanylyltransferase, translated to MSPGVKVLVTGGVRSGKSRHAESLLAAAASVTYVAAGPVYDDADWAARIAAHRARRPSTWSTEETRDVAGVLGAAAEPVLVDCLGTWLTGVIDDAGLWEAPVEEVEAHVLGLLDALLTALGATGEQVVLVTNEVGLGVVPEHRSARVFRDLLGTVNQRVAEACDEVHLVVAGRVLRL
- a CDS encoding 2'-5' RNA ligase family protein translates to MAHTVLVVPVPALEGYIRGRWEHYDADWVSRDPAFTHAHITALAPFRPAPSDDDLARVAAIAATTPAVEFVLDEVTAFPDGIVHAVPSPAAPFAALTARLWEEFPDCPPYAGEFAHVVPHLTLDRLGPDVSIATVSADLAGTLPVRARADRLELHRYAERDCRVLASWSLAGIGDPVAQPGRGAGR
- a CDS encoding cold-shock protein codes for the protein MAQGTVKWFNSEKGFGFIAPADGTPDVFVHFSAIQGTGYKSLDENQQVEFDVTQGPKGPQAENVRAI
- a CDS encoding adenosylcobinamide-GDP ribazoletransferase is translated as MSVAVVGRSLRLSIGMLTALRVPAVLTVSPGVATGAMLLAPVAVLPLGVLVGAIVWAGGRLELPALAVAFTALAALAVGSRALHLDGLSDVADGLTSSYDRERSLAVMKGGTAGPAGVAALVLVLGAQAAALTAFVSYGGEVRSAVLAGATVCASRAALWVTACTLAPPARPDGLGVTFTRRVPVLVAVVGWVGLALLSVLADPVRGPVGVAAAFVVVAVLTAHAVRRFGGVTGDVFGAGIEVALAVLLIGLAGA
- the cobT gene encoding nicotinate-nucleotide--dimethylbenzimidazole phosphoribosyltransferase; its protein translation is MSALAAPDPDVRSAAAERLAGLATPAGALGRLGDLGVWLAATQGVVPPQPLDNVRLVIFAGDHGVAQHGVSAYPPAITPAMVRTFVMGKAGVSALAAAHGVSVRVLDLGVDDDLEGVPAEVRAHKVRRSSGAVHVEDALSAHEATRALEAGRTVAREEIAAGAQLLLSGDMGIGNTTPAAAMVAAALGLPAVEVTGRGTGVDDAALTHKQVVVQQALDRAGDRIADPMDALTALSSADLVATVGYLVEAAESGVPVLLDGLMSVACALYADRIAPGAAAWFAAGHRSTEPAQTLALEKLGLEPVLDLGLRLGEGSGAVAAVPVLRSAVALLRDVALLADLMPPAEGL
- a CDS encoding cysteine desulfurase-like protein: MTASLDLAAIRSHFPSLASGTAHFDGPGGTQTPDVVARAVHDTLVAPLSNRGVLTEAERNADVAVTEARAALGDLLAADPSGIVFGRSMTQLTMELARTLAKRWGPGDEVVVTRLDHDANVRSWVLAAQRVGATVRFADFDPATGELDPAEIARHLSPSTRLVAVTAASNLIGTMPDVRAIADLVHAAGAQLFVDGVHYCAHAVVDVAALGADYLACSPYKFLGPHCGAVFGRPELLAELEPDKLLPSPNRVPERFELGTLPYELLAGTTAAVDFLASMVPSSATTRRERLVASMTALEAHEERLRDRIERGVLGLPGVTVHSRAARRTPTLLVTFAGHDPRAVQAFLAEQRINAPAGSFYAHEAAGHLGLGESGGLRIGLAPYVDDADADRLLGALEQLLTPRR